A part of Winslowiella toletana genomic DNA contains:
- the bcsB gene encoding cellulose biosynthesis cyclic di-GMP-binding regulatory protein BcsB encodes MTRKLSWYSALLMVVMPLSYAAPVTVSNNALTTGSSPVTIDPAPPLREDVLPFSKVAPPPGSFDLRGARPQGQIEFGVRSDEVVTKAVLNLHYRPSPSLLPVMSHLKIYLNDELVGLVTVTADQLGKSQQTQVNIDPRFIGDFNRIRMELVGHYTNVCENPAYSSIWLDIGKDSSLDLSMQKLPVKNDLSHFPEPFFDSRDSRPLSLPMVFAAQPDLAQQKAAAMLASWFGVQAEWHGQAFPVLYNQLPPQQHAVVFATNDRRPDFLKDYPAVQKPTVEIISRPDNPYQKLLLVLGRNDQDLITAVRGIAQGDVLLRGQQSTIDSVKSLAPRQSYDAPRWVRTDRPTTFSELQQYENQFQASGMQPAPITLNMNLPPDLFLIRARGIDMDIRYRYTSPLQNDGSRLAIHLNEQFMQDYPLSMKQDSGRQLLHIPLIQGLQESNNQLRIPALRLGVVNQMRFDFDYATTIIGGTSDGRCETVTPVGNHIVIDGDSTVDFSGYRHFMQMPSLGAFANAGFPFSRNADLAQTLVLVTPQPSSEQVSALLNALGNIGAQTGYPALNVQISDDWSKAKSSDADLLMIGVIPQQLREESKINLLVDTAKSWVNKPNRQTVLDNVDASASDRQAESQTTIGSSGPMAAIVGFQSPFHDQRSVVALMADSPRGWELLNNALLDSGKRAAIYGSVAIVRESGVNSLRVGDNYDVGYLPWWERLWNALATHPVWLALFTVVVVILFALLIWRVMRLVSRRRLGDEDSH; translated from the coding sequence ATGACGAGAAAACTAAGCTGGTATAGCGCGTTATTGATGGTGGTGATGCCCCTGTCGTATGCCGCCCCGGTAACAGTAAGCAATAATGCGCTGACCACCGGGTCGTCGCCAGTAACCATCGACCCAGCGCCGCCGCTGCGTGAAGACGTGTTGCCATTCAGCAAAGTTGCGCCGCCGCCGGGAAGCTTTGATCTGCGTGGCGCCCGCCCGCAGGGACAGATTGAATTTGGCGTGCGCAGTGATGAAGTGGTCACCAAAGCGGTGCTGAATCTGCACTATCGTCCTTCACCGTCGTTGCTGCCGGTGATGTCACATCTGAAAATCTACCTGAATGATGAGTTAGTCGGTCTGGTGACGGTGACGGCGGATCAGCTGGGCAAAAGCCAGCAGACGCAGGTTAATATCGATCCGCGTTTTATCGGCGATTTTAACCGTATCCGCATGGAGCTGGTGGGACATTACACCAACGTTTGTGAAAATCCGGCTTACAGTTCCATCTGGCTGGATATCGGTAAAGACAGCTCGCTCGATCTCAGCATGCAGAAACTGCCGGTGAAAAATGACCTGTCCCATTTCCCGGAACCCTTCTTTGACAGCCGCGACAGTCGTCCGCTGTCACTGCCAATGGTATTTGCCGCCCAACCGGATTTAGCGCAGCAGAAGGCCGCAGCGATGCTGGCTTCCTGGTTTGGCGTGCAGGCCGAATGGCATGGTCAGGCATTCCCGGTGCTGTATAACCAGTTGCCGCCACAGCAGCATGCGGTGGTGTTTGCCACTAACGACCGACGTCCCGATTTTCTGAAAGATTATCCGGCGGTGCAGAAACCGACGGTGGAAATCATCAGCCGCCCGGATAATCCGTATCAGAAACTGCTGCTGGTGCTGGGACGTAACGATCAGGATCTGATTACCGCGGTGCGCGGCATTGCGCAGGGTGACGTGTTGCTGCGCGGCCAGCAGTCGACTATCGACAGCGTAAAATCGCTGGCGCCACGTCAGTCGTATGATGCACCGCGCTGGGTGCGTACCGATCGCCCGACCACTTTCTCGGAACTTCAGCAGTATGAAAACCAGTTCCAGGCCAGCGGTATGCAACCCGCGCCGATTACGCTGAATATGAATCTGCCGCCGGACCTGTTTCTGATCCGCGCACGCGGTATCGATATGGACATTCGTTACCGCTATACCTCGCCATTGCAGAATGACGGCTCACGGCTGGCGATCCATCTTAATGAGCAGTTTATGCAGGATTACCCGCTGTCGATGAAGCAGGATAGCGGACGTCAGCTGCTGCATATTCCACTGATTCAGGGGCTACAGGAGAGCAATAATCAGCTGCGCATTCCGGCGCTGCGCCTTGGCGTGGTGAATCAGATGCGTTTTGATTTCGATTACGCCACCACCATTATCGGCGGCACCAGCGATGGCCGCTGTGAAACCGTGACGCCGGTGGGCAATCATATTGTTATCGATGGCGATTCGACGGTGGATTTCTCCGGCTATCGCCACTTTATGCAGATGCCTTCGCTGGGCGCTTTTGCCAATGCCGGTTTCCCGTTCAGCCGTAATGCCGATCTGGCGCAAACTTTGGTGCTGGTTACGCCACAGCCTTCCAGCGAGCAGGTCAGCGCACTGCTTAATGCCCTCGGAAATATCGGCGCGCAAACCGGTTATCCGGCACTGAACGTGCAGATTAGCGATGACTGGAGCAAGGCGAAGAGCAGCGACGCCGATCTGCTGATGATTGGCGTGATTCCGCAACAGCTGCGTGAGGAGAGCAAAATCAATCTGCTGGTGGACACGGCAAAAAGCTGGGTAAATAAGCCGAACCGTCAGACGGTGCTGGATAATGTCGATGCCTCCGCCAGTGACCGTCAGGCAGAAAGTCAGACCACTATCGGCTCCAGCGGACCGATGGCTGCGATTGTCGGTTTTCAGTCGCCATTCCACGACCAGCGCAGTGTGGTGGCGCTGATGGCCGACAGTCCGCGTGGCTGGGAATTATTAAATAATGCGCTGCTGGACAGCGGCAAACGCGCGGCGATCTACGGTTCGGTGGCGATTGTGCGCGAGTCCGGGGTGAACAGCCTGCGTGTTGGTGATAACTATGATGTCGGCTACCTGCCATGGTGGGAGCGGTTGTGGAATGCGCTGGCAACGCATCCGGTATGGCTGGCGCTGTTTACCGTGGTGGTGGTGATTCTGTTTGCCCTGCTGATCTGGCGGGTGATGCGGCTGGTCAGCCGTCGTCGTCTCGGCGATGAGGATAGCCATTAG
- the bcsR gene encoding cellulose biosynthesis protein BcsR — protein MKKNKNISTVVSVTSQSDDIRALSEAFNFNANDYVDIARDERLENILVRWPLLHELANDLQEKGN, from the coding sequence ATGAAAAAAAACAAAAATATTTCCACAGTGGTATCCGTCACCAGTCAGTCTGATGACATTCGTGCATTAAGTGAAGCATTCAACTTTAACGCCAATGACTATGTCGATATTGCCAGAGATGAGCGTCTGGAAAATATTCTTGTACGCTGGCCATTGCTGCATGAATTAGCCAACGATCTGCAGGAGAAAGGGAATTAA
- the bcsD gene encoding cellulose biosynthesis protein BcsD, which yields MENALQARLHPYQPGWFDMFSVIIGGMLDNAGEQESHAFLQQMGEQLAQRYPLAEAVTVQDLEVQFNLALARFNWGFVDIQPHEHALVLTHMALPAGDDTLDADQWRGVLGAVLSGLYAAWLRAQGGSEQVPLVCDSHGENATLVFRYQNGQ from the coding sequence ATGGAAAACGCATTACAGGCTCGCCTACACCCGTACCAGCCTGGCTGGTTCGATATGTTTAGTGTGATTATTGGCGGCATGCTGGATAACGCCGGTGAGCAAGAAAGCCATGCATTTTTGCAGCAGATGGGTGAGCAGCTGGCGCAGCGCTATCCACTGGCGGAAGCAGTGACGGTGCAGGATCTGGAAGTGCAGTTTAATCTGGCGCTGGCGCGTTTTAACTGGGGCTTTGTCGATATTCAGCCCCATGAGCATGCGCTGGTGTTAACGCATATGGCATTACCAGCAGGTGATGACACGCTCGACGCGGATCAATGGCGCGGCGTATTAGGCGCGGTGCTGAGCGGACTGTACGCGGCCTGGCTACGTGCTCAGGGCGGCAGCGAGCAGGTGCCGCTGGTTTGCGATAGCCATGGCGAAAATGCCACGCTGGTGTTTCGTTATCAAAATGGTCAGTAA
- the bcsE gene encoding cellulose biosynthesis protein BcsE has product MTPSFTLGIAQLQDELTQMQASGCYWITSDRQPDARMLARQVIGAQQKLILISTPETPQALLTPAPAGETLSIPMYSLPAGRKGLLNLPEDLARLLSARPRLILLYSACASWQSLTAAEIASWLKKITRLLAAKNSTLLIITAGTGVNNLRHQLQRFFHQLDGVTHLEWRQDSWDYRINWWCSGNQLLADRVIRLDNHLEKFSLLNDAAPVTPLTLSDEQHFIAQRAILEGAPPLSRQWQLFDNNEDVYTRAQHASSATVIFSLSDNQQIPLLAESIHSLRRTRGSALKIVVRELETSMRNSDERLLLACGVNAIIPYGTNLSAFLTALEGIQGQSYNRHVPADLPQLMASMQPLHEKGYLPPERFYAAVQLLVHNTLLPENGKGLLVALRPVPELQPQQALALCKMRRFGDLVTLIDDRLYLFLFSCRFNDLDTALNYIFPLPYTEIFANRLVWYEDLQIVAEIKQTKALIPTDWRDVTPESEAAEMVDSQQRAPAIRRVPQAITLMGNTRGDRVK; this is encoded by the coding sequence ATGACGCCTTCATTTACCCTCGGTATTGCGCAACTGCAGGATGAATTAACGCAGATGCAGGCGTCGGGTTGTTACTGGATAACCAGCGATCGCCAGCCAGATGCCCGCATGCTGGCGCGTCAGGTGATTGGCGCTCAGCAAAAGCTCATATTAATCAGTACCCCAGAAACACCCCAGGCGTTGTTAACACCCGCGCCTGCAGGTGAAACGCTGAGCATACCGATGTATTCACTGCCCGCCGGGCGTAAAGGGTTGCTTAATCTGCCGGAAGATTTGGCCCGCCTGTTATCTGCCAGGCCCCGTTTAATTCTGCTGTATAGTGCATGTGCCTCATGGCAGAGCTTAACAGCGGCAGAGATTGCCAGCTGGCTGAAAAAAATCACACGTTTGCTGGCGGCCAAAAACAGTACGTTATTAATTATCACTGCTGGCACCGGCGTGAATAATCTGCGTCATCAGTTGCAGCGTTTTTTTCATCAGCTGGATGGGGTGACGCATCTTGAATGGCGACAGGACAGCTGGGATTATCGCATTAACTGGTGGTGTAGTGGCAATCAGCTGCTTGCGGATCGGGTTATTCGTTTAGACAATCATCTTGAGAAGTTCAGCTTATTAAATGATGCCGCACCGGTCACGCCATTAACGTTAAGCGATGAACAGCATTTTATTGCGCAAAGGGCTATTTTAGAAGGTGCGCCGCCATTATCACGCCAGTGGCAGCTTTTTGACAATAATGAAGACGTTTATACACGCGCGCAGCACGCCAGCTCAGCAACGGTGATTTTTAGCCTGAGTGATAATCAGCAAATTCCACTGCTGGCGGAAAGTATTCATTCTCTGCGCCGGACGCGCGGCAGCGCACTAAAAATTGTGGTGCGTGAACTGGAAACCAGCATGCGTAACAGCGATGAACGACTCCTGCTGGCCTGCGGCGTCAACGCCATTATTCCCTATGGTACTAATCTGTCGGCCTTCCTTACTGCGCTGGAAGGCATCCAGGGGCAGAGCTATAACCGCCATGTTCCGGCCGACTTGCCACAACTGATGGCCTCAATGCAGCCGCTGCATGAGAAGGGGTACCTGCCACCAGAGCGGTTTTATGCCGCGGTACAGCTGCTGGTGCATAACACCCTGTTGCCGGAAAATGGCAAAGGGTTATTAGTCGCGTTACGTCCGGTGCCAGAGCTGCAACCGCAGCAGGCGCTGGCGCTGTGTAAAATGCGACGCTTTGGCGATCTGGTTACCCTGATTGATGACCGGCTGTATCTGTTTCTGTTCTCCTGCCGTTTTAACGATCTCGACACGGCACTAAACTATATCTTTCCCCTGCCTTACACTGAAATCTTCGCCAACCGCCTGGTCTGGTATGAAGATCTGCAAATAGTGGCGGAAATTAAGCAGACTAAAGCGCTGATCCCCACTGACTGGCGCGATGTAACGCCAGAGAGTGAAGCAGCAGAAATGGTGGATTCACAGCAGCGAGCGCCAGCGATACGCCGCGTGCCGCAAGCTATTACGCTTATGGGCAACACCCGCGGGGACAGGGTTAAATGA
- the bcsG gene encoding cellulose biosynthesis protein BcsG — MTDVKQTPVSGASSVTFWRGLGGWNVYFLLKFALLWFGYLNFHALSNLVFLAWLLMPIPSLRWHRVRHWLSIPIGFSLLWHDTWLPGIASLMSQGDQLSGFSTDYLLDLVNRFINWQMIGAGFVMLVIYLFIAQWIRVTVIVTLMLLWINIVNIAGPSLSLLPGKAATPEAVLNSPPPASKDTVSGSTLDQSAPPTSANLTAYLNRFYEQEKQRVTRFPQTLAPESAPFDILVINICSLAWADVDAVQLRNHPLWKHFDIVLNNFNSATAYSGPAGIRLLRASCGQSSHHDLYQPTNNQCYLFDNLAKLGFKQQLMLDHTGEFGGFLQELRDAGDMQAPLMSQRGIAPALTSFDGSPVYNDAQLMQRWLDERQKSSDARSATYYNLIPLHDGTRELGSTKTAAYRPRAQQLFDQLDEFMTRLDKSGRRVMVIVVPEHGAAVEGDKMQMSGLRDIPSPSITHVPVGIKFAGMKAPHQNAVGVETPTSLQALSELIARVVDGQVFNAANVNMATLSDNLPQTPVVSENDNAVVMLYQGKPWIRLNGGDWVAYPQ, encoded by the coding sequence ATGACCGATGTTAAACAAACGCCTGTTTCTGGCGCCAGCTCAGTAACTTTCTGGCGCGGGCTGGGTGGCTGGAATGTCTATTTTTTGCTGAAGTTTGCCCTGTTATGGTTTGGCTATCTTAATTTTCATGCATTGAGCAATCTGGTGTTCCTCGCCTGGCTACTGATGCCCATCCCTTCCCTGCGCTGGCACCGGGTACGCCACTGGCTGTCGATTCCCATCGGCTTTAGCCTGTTGTGGCATGACACCTGGCTGCCGGGCATCGCCAGCCTGATGAGTCAGGGCGACCAGCTCAGCGGTTTTTCCACCGACTATCTGCTGGATCTGGTTAACCGTTTTATTAACTGGCAAATGATTGGCGCTGGCTTCGTAATGCTGGTGATCTATCTGTTTATTGCGCAGTGGATCCGCGTCACGGTGATTGTCACCCTGATGTTGCTGTGGATTAATATCGTTAATATTGCCGGACCGTCGCTGTCACTGCTGCCGGGCAAGGCGGCCACGCCCGAGGCGGTACTGAATAGTCCTCCGCCAGCCAGTAAAGATACGGTATCCGGCAGTACGCTGGATCAGTCTGCGCCACCCACCAGCGCTAACCTGACGGCGTATCTTAATCGTTTCTATGAGCAGGAAAAACAACGCGTTACCCGCTTCCCGCAAACGCTGGCGCCGGAATCTGCCCCCTTTGATATCCTGGTGATCAATATCTGCTCGCTGGCCTGGGCGGATGTCGATGCCGTACAGCTGCGTAATCACCCGCTGTGGAAGCATTTTGATATCGTGCTGAATAACTTTAACTCGGCGACCGCCTACAGCGGCCCGGCCGGCATCCGCCTGCTGCGCGCCAGCTGCGGACAGAGCTCGCACCACGATCTTTATCAGCCAACCAATAACCAGTGTTATCTGTTTGATAATCTGGCAAAGCTGGGCTTTAAACAGCAGCTGATGCTGGATCACACCGGTGAATTTGGCGGCTTCCTGCAGGAGCTGCGCGACGCTGGTGATATGCAGGCGCCACTGATGTCGCAGCGCGGTATTGCACCGGCGCTGACCTCGTTTGATGGCTCGCCGGTGTATAACGATGCGCAACTGATGCAGCGCTGGCTGGATGAGCGCCAGAAAAGCAGCGATGCGCGCAGTGCCACTTATTACAATCTGATCCCGCTGCATGACGGCACACGGGAACTGGGCAGCACCAAAACCGCCGCTTACCGGCCACGGGCGCAACAGCTGTTCGATCAGCTGGATGAATTTATGACCAGACTGGATAAATCAGGGCGTCGCGTGATGGTGATCGTGGTGCCGGAGCACGGTGCCGCGGTGGAAGGCGACAAAATGCAGATGTCCGGCCTGCGCGATATTCCCAGCCCGTCGATAACCCATGTGCCGGTGGGCATTAAATTCGCCGGAATGAAGGCTCCTCATCAGAATGCGGTGGGCGTCGAAACACCCACCAGTTTGCAGGCGCTTTCCGAGCTGATTGCCCGCGTGGTGGACGGCCAGGTGTTTAATGCAGCTAACGTCAATATGGCAACGCTGAGCGATAATTTGCCGCAAACGCCGGTGGTATCGGAAAATGATAATGCGGTGGTAATGCTCTATCAGGGCAAGCCGTGGATCCGTTTAAATGGCGGCGACTGGGTGGCTTATCCGCAATAG
- the bcsQ gene encoding cellulose biosynthesis protein BcsQ: MPVIALQGIRGGSGTTSITAALAWALNQLGESVLVMDFSASNQLAAHFNLPLNITRGWMRAMLDKDDWQQSALRYLPELDLVPFGGLNEQERQMPEQAAVDHLSGWLEHLPDLKNHYRWLLLDVPAEENCWSRHILAQADHHLCLLTADANCQLRLHQRRFDVNTYFLLNQFNANSQSQQDLQQLWLSGLNNLVPVNIHRDEALAESLLMKQPAGEYRPGSLAVEELTTLASWVLINFSGLRR; encoded by the coding sequence ATGCCGGTTATTGCACTGCAGGGGATCCGCGGCGGCAGCGGAACCACCTCGATTACCGCCGCGCTGGCCTGGGCGCTGAATCAGCTGGGCGAAAGCGTACTGGTGATGGATTTTTCCGCCAGCAACCAGCTGGCCGCGCATTTTAATCTGCCGCTGAATATTACGCGCGGCTGGATGCGCGCGATGCTGGATAAGGATGACTGGCAGCAGAGCGCTTTACGCTATCTGCCGGAACTGGATTTGGTGCCTTTTGGCGGTCTGAATGAGCAGGAACGTCAGATGCCGGAGCAGGCTGCTGTCGATCATCTGTCAGGCTGGCTGGAACATCTGCCGGATCTGAAAAACCATTACCGCTGGCTGCTGCTGGATGTTCCGGCGGAAGAAAACTGCTGGTCGCGCCACATCCTCGCGCAGGCCGACCATCATCTCTGTCTGCTGACCGCCGATGCCAATTGCCAGCTGCGCCTGCATCAGCGCCGTTTTGACGTAAATACTTACTTCTTACTCAATCAATTTAATGCCAACAGTCAGTCGCAGCAGGATTTGCAGCAGTTGTGGCTCAGCGGCCTGAATAACCTGGTTCCGGTGAATATTCATCGTGATGAAGCGCTGGCGGAATCTCTGCTAATGAAACAACCCGCCGGGGAATACCGTCCCGGCAGTCTGGCGGTTGAAGAGCTCACCACACTGGCCAGCTGGGTGCTGATTAACTTTTCCGGATTGCGTCGATGA
- a CDS encoding glycosyl hydrolase family 8, with translation MSAQSLAADGWSSYKSRFLAADGRIRDTANNNVSHTEGQGFAMLLAVDNNDRQTFDRLWQWTRTHLSNPQNGLFYWRYNPAASDPVVDKNNASDGDVLIAWALLRAGEKWQAADYLQQSDKIQRAIVSHDVITFANRTLMLPGAQGFNKNTYVIINPSYFLFPAWRDFARRSHLQVWTQLINDGFALLGEMNFGASALPLDWVALNADGSMAPAIAWPSRFSYDAIRIPLYIWWYDRQSLRLVPFQRFWANYSRLQTPAWINVSSNEAAPYNMAGGLLAVRDLTMGDTAQLSDTLDASEDYYSASLRLLVWLAWQNR, from the coding sequence ATGAGCGCCCAGAGTCTCGCTGCTGACGGATGGAGCAGCTACAAGAGCCGTTTTCTTGCTGCCGACGGACGTATCCGCGATACCGCGAATAACAACGTCAGCCATACCGAAGGGCAGGGTTTCGCCATGTTGCTGGCGGTCGATAATAACGATCGCCAGACCTTTGACCGTCTGTGGCAATGGACGCGTACCCATCTGAGTAATCCACAGAATGGGCTGTTTTACTGGCGCTACAATCCGGCAGCCAGCGATCCGGTGGTGGATAAAAACAACGCTTCCGATGGCGATGTGCTTATTGCCTGGGCGCTGCTACGTGCCGGAGAGAAGTGGCAGGCGGCGGACTATTTACAGCAGTCTGACAAGATTCAGCGTGCGATTGTGTCGCACGATGTGATCACCTTTGCCAACCGCACGCTGATGCTGCCCGGAGCGCAGGGCTTTAATAAAAATACCTATGTGATTATTAATCCTTCCTACTTTCTGTTCCCTGCCTGGCGTGACTTTGCGCGCCGCAGCCATTTACAGGTCTGGACGCAGCTGATCAACGATGGTTTTGCCCTGCTGGGTGAGATGAATTTCGGTGCTTCGGCGCTGCCGCTGGACTGGGTTGCGCTGAATGCCGATGGCAGTATGGCGCCGGCGATTGCCTGGCCATCACGCTTTAGCTATGACGCTATCCGCATTCCGCTCTATATCTGGTGGTATGACAGACAGAGCCTGCGGCTGGTGCCCTTCCAGCGTTTCTGGGCTAACTACTCGCGCCTGCAAACCCCGGCATGGATCAATGTCAGCAGCAATGAAGCAGCGCCATACAATATGGCGGGTGGTTTACTGGCGGTGCGTGACCTGACGATGGGTGACACTGCGCAACTCAGCGATACACTGGATGCCAGTGAGGATTACTACTCCGCCAGCCTGCGCCTGCTGGTGTGGTTAGCGTGGCAGAACCGCTAG
- the bcsF gene encoding cellulose biosynthesis protein BcsF translates to MSMIDGVQILILLLLILLILKPFYCRWLPAAWHGVIHRMMPPRSLKYEGTWRRKAADREDKP, encoded by the coding sequence ATGAGTATGATCGATGGCGTGCAGATTCTGATTCTTCTGCTACTAATATTATTGATTTTGAAGCCTTTTTATTGCCGATGGCTGCCTGCCGCGTGGCACGGTGTGATTCACCGCATGATGCCGCCGCGCAGCCTGAAATATGAAGGGACATGGCGCAGAAAAGCCGCCGACAGGGAAGATAAGCCATGA
- the bcsA gene encoding UDP-forming cellulose synthase catalytic subunit, whose protein sequence is MNPLRWLLIPTVSQALSQRYGGYRRCGAGRLAAALQCIWVILSWSLLRLETPAWQNIIRQRRALFPHISAECPRTADALRYLIQSLWLLLTAPFYARRNQQAVNPLSRARRRVHAWLNALPQRAQQQKLSGRSEARLERLNPRLRLLLYGVCATLATLLALLCITQPFDLFTQFIFVLLLWAVAMVVRRIPGRLSTTMLIVLSLTVSCRYLWWRYTSTLNWDDPLSLTFGLMLIAAETFSWIVLILGYFQTLWPLNRQPVPLPKECASWPTIDVLVPTFNEPLSVVKPTLYAVLGIDWPHDKINIYLLDDGNRPAFREFAASIGIHYVARENNEHAKAGNINHALQNVCRGEYLAIFDCDHVPTRSFLQMTMGWFIKEPKLGMLQTPHHFFSPDPFERNLGRFRRTPNEGTLFYGLVQDGNDVWDATFFCGSCAVIRRSALDAVGGIATGTVTEDAHTSLRMHRQGYTSAYIRIPQAAGLATESLSAHIGQRIRWARGMAQIFRLDNPLLGKGLKLVQRLCYANAMLHFLSGIPRLIFLLAPLAFLLCHAFIIFAPALAIAIYVLPHMIHTSLTNSRIQGRYRHSFWSDIYETVLAWYIARPTTVALFNPRKGKFNVTAKGGLVGERHLDWVITRPYMFLVLLNLAGLFAAVWRLYNGPETEIMTVLVSSVWVIYNMIILGGAVAVSVEARQIRESHRVEIAMPAAIMSASGHMLPCTLRDYSDASVGLELRDEGLLRAEEQVFLLLKRGQQEFSFPCYVQRVFGRRAGLSLQGLSTRQHIEFIQCTFARADTWALWQDGFPEDKPMHSLADIMLLGFKGYVRLAEYGPPGLRRLFGALTDLMLWIGSFLPKGPLTAAAKTH, encoded by the coding sequence ATGAATCCCCTGCGCTGGCTGTTGATTCCCACGGTTTCGCAGGCACTGAGCCAGCGCTATGGCGGCTATCGCCGCTGTGGTGCGGGCAGACTGGCCGCCGCCCTGCAGTGCATCTGGGTAATACTGAGCTGGTCACTGCTGCGGCTGGAAACGCCAGCGTGGCAGAATATTATTCGTCAGCGTCGCGCGTTATTTCCCCATATCTCTGCCGAATGTCCGCGTACGGCGGATGCGCTGCGTTATCTGATTCAGAGCCTGTGGCTGCTGCTGACGGCGCCATTTTATGCCCGGCGTAACCAGCAAGCTGTTAATCCCCTGTCACGCGCGCGTCGGCGTGTGCATGCATGGCTCAACGCGTTGCCGCAGCGCGCGCAGCAGCAAAAATTGTCCGGGCGTTCTGAAGCACGGCTGGAGCGGCTAAATCCGCGGCTACGACTATTGCTGTATGGCGTCTGCGCCACGCTTGCAACCCTGCTGGCGCTGCTGTGTATCACCCAGCCGTTCGATCTGTTTACCCAGTTTATCTTTGTGCTGTTGCTGTGGGCGGTGGCGATGGTGGTGCGTCGCATACCTGGCCGCTTATCGACCACCATGCTGATTGTATTGTCGCTCACCGTCTCCTGCCGCTATCTGTGGTGGCGCTACACCTCGACGCTGAACTGGGATGACCCGCTTAGTCTGACCTTTGGCCTGATGCTGATTGCGGCGGAAACCTTCTCATGGATAGTACTGATCCTCGGTTATTTCCAGACTTTATGGCCGCTGAATCGTCAGCCGGTGCCGTTACCGAAAGAGTGCGCCAGCTGGCCGACGATTGATGTGCTGGTGCCCACTTTTAACGAGCCGCTTAGCGTGGTGAAACCGACCCTTTACGCCGTGCTGGGTATCGACTGGCCGCACGACAAAATCAATATCTATCTGCTCGATGATGGCAACCGTCCGGCGTTTCGTGAGTTCGCCGCCAGCATTGGCATTCACTATGTGGCGCGTGAAAACAATGAGCATGCTAAGGCGGGTAATATTAACCATGCGCTGCAAAACGTCTGTCGCGGCGAGTATCTGGCGATTTTTGACTGCGACCATGTGCCGACGCGTTCGTTTCTGCAAATGACCATGGGCTGGTTTATCAAAGAGCCGAAGCTGGGAATGTTGCAGACGCCGCACCACTTTTTCTCGCCGGATCCGTTTGAACGCAATCTCGGCCGCTTCCGCCGTACGCCGAATGAGGGCACGCTGTTTTATGGCCTGGTGCAGGATGGCAATGATGTCTGGGACGCCACTTTTTTCTGTGGCTCCTGTGCGGTGATCCGCCGCAGCGCGCTGGATGCGGTCGGCGGCATCGCCACCGGCACGGTGACGGAAGATGCGCATACTTCACTGCGTATGCACCGGCAGGGCTACACCTCGGCCTATATTCGTATTCCGCAGGCCGCCGGACTGGCGACGGAAAGTTTATCGGCGCATATCGGCCAGCGTATCCGCTGGGCGCGCGGCATGGCGCAGATCTTCCGGCTGGATAATCCGCTGCTGGGCAAAGGGCTGAAGCTGGTGCAGCGCCTCTGTTACGCCAACGCCATGCTGCATTTTCTCTCCGGTATTCCACGGCTGATTTTCCTGCTGGCGCCACTGGCGTTTCTGCTGTGCCATGCCTTTATTATTTTTGCGCCGGCGCTGGCGATCGCCATCTACGTGCTGCCGCATATGATCCACACCAGTCTGACAAACTCGCGTATCCAGGGGCGCTATCGCCACTCGTTCTGGAGCGATATCTATGAAACGGTGCTGGCCTGGTATATCGCCCGTCCGACCACGGTGGCGCTGTTTAACCCGCGTAAAGGCAAATTTAACGTCACCGCGAAAGGCGGACTGGTTGGGGAGCGTCATCTCGACTGGGTGATCACCCGGCCTTATATGTTTCTGGTGTTGCTGAATCTGGCGGGTCTGTTTGCCGCCGTCTGGCGGCTGTATAACGGGCCGGAAACGGAAATCATGACGGTGCTGGTCAGCTCGGTATGGGTGATTTACAACATGATTATTCTGGGTGGCGCGGTAGCGGTATCGGTGGAAGCACGGCAGATCCGCGAATCGCACCGGGTGGAAATCGCCATGCCAGCAGCGATTATGAGCGCCAGCGGCCATATGCTGCCCTGCACCCTGCGTGACTATTCCGATGCCAGTGTCGGACTGGAGTTGCGGGATGAAGGGCTGCTGCGCGCTGAAGAGCAGGTCTTCCTGCTGCTGAAACGCGGTCAGCAGGAGTTCAGTTTCCCCTGTTATGTGCAGCGCGTGTTTGGCCGCCGTGCCGGTCTCAGTCTGCAAGGACTCAGCACCAGACAACATATTGAATTTATTCAGTGTACCTTCGCCCGGGCCGATACCTGGGCATTATGGCAGGACGGTTTTCCGGAAGATAAACCGATGCATAGCCTGGCTGACATTATGCTGCTGGGCTTTAAAGGTTATGTCCGTCTGGCGGAATATGGCCCTCCGGGTCTGCGCCGTCTGTTCGGCGCACTTACCGATCTTATGCTGTGGATCGGCTCGTTCCTGCCTAAAGGCCCACTGACCGCTGCGGCAAAAACTCACTAA